The Corynebacterium camporealensis genome contains a region encoding:
- a CDS encoding ABC transporter substrate-binding protein produces MIRDRLSRSLAVLALVASISTVSACSAGSTAVVDTSSQTGLVVATTSPANSLDLTSVGGAAIPAAVMGNVYETLVRIDDDGDIVPGLAESWEVSSDGTRYEFQLREGVSFSNGAPFNAESAAFSINYVKDTWTNGLAAQMDIVKRAEAQGEHTLVVELERRSNGWLWLMGTAIGAMMTPTGMDNLASEPVGTGPFEVARFSPNEFVALAVRPDYWGEPAEQDVTIRYFPNPLSAVNALETGGADVVWAMQNPELLDGLDEDINITVGTTNGEILFSLNNDEAPFDDPRVRQAVAYGVDRDAANAILWEGMATDTGGAPVPPTDPWFPEQDYYPHDMAKAQQLLREAGAEAAPVTITAPTLPYTQTLSEQLYSQLTEIGFDVTLESAEFPAVWLGQVMGAHDYQASLVAHVEPRDIPTLFGDPDYYLGYDNERARELLAQADSAIPEDYPELMGEAVDQIMDDAAAVTLMNMPNVVLTRPGISGISADMVTDAIELRDLKEER; encoded by the coding sequence ATGATCAGAGACCGCCTGTCGCGTTCGCTGGCAGTACTTGCCCTGGTGGCATCGATAAGCACTGTCAGCGCATGTTCTGCTGGGTCTACTGCGGTGGTAGACACCAGCAGCCAGACTGGCCTAGTAGTAGCCACTACGTCCCCGGCCAACTCGCTGGATCTCACATCCGTGGGTGGCGCGGCGATTCCGGCAGCGGTCATGGGCAACGTCTACGAAACGTTGGTGCGCATCGACGACGACGGTGACATCGTGCCGGGGCTCGCGGAATCCTGGGAAGTCTCTTCCGACGGCACGCGCTATGAATTCCAGCTGCGCGAGGGCGTGAGCTTTAGCAATGGTGCGCCTTTTAATGCGGAGTCCGCGGCCTTTTCCATTAATTACGTGAAAGATACGTGGACGAATGGGTTGGCGGCGCAGATGGACATCGTCAAGCGTGCCGAAGCCCAAGGTGAGCACACACTCGTGGTGGAGCTGGAGCGCCGGTCGAATGGCTGGCTGTGGCTGATGGGTACTGCCATTGGTGCGATGATGACGCCGACGGGCATGGACAATCTGGCTAGTGAGCCGGTGGGTACCGGGCCTTTTGAGGTCGCGCGTTTCTCCCCAAATGAGTTCGTTGCCCTTGCTGTCCGCCCGGATTATTGGGGTGAACCAGCTGAGCAGGACGTGACCATTCGTTACTTCCCGAACCCGCTGAGCGCTGTGAATGCCCTGGAAACAGGCGGTGCCGATGTGGTGTGGGCGATGCAGAATCCGGAGCTGCTCGACGGTCTGGATGAGGACATCAACATCACCGTGGGCACGACCAATGGTGAGATTTTGTTCTCTCTCAACAATGATGAAGCGCCTTTTGATGACCCACGCGTGCGCCAGGCGGTGGCCTACGGCGTGGACCGGGATGCGGCTAATGCGATTTTGTGGGAGGGCATGGCCACCGATACTGGTGGTGCCCCGGTACCGCCGACTGACCCGTGGTTCCCGGAACAGGACTACTACCCGCATGACATGGCCAAGGCCCAGCAGTTGTTGCGCGAGGCTGGTGCCGAGGCTGCCCCGGTGACCATTACCGCGCCAACGCTGCCGTATACGCAGACGCTGTCGGAGCAGTTGTATTCGCAGCTGACCGAGATTGGCTTCGACGTGACCTTGGAGTCCGCCGAGTTCCCCGCCGTGTGGTTGGGTCAAGTCATGGGCGCCCATGATTATCAGGCGTCCTTGGTCGCACACGTCGAGCCGCGCGATATCCCAACACTGTTTGGGGATCCGGATTATTACTTGGGCTACGACAACGAACGCGCACGCGAATTGCTTGCTCAGGCTGATTCCGCCATCCCGGAAGACTACCCGGAGCTCATGGGTGAAGCTGTCGACCAAATCATGGATGATGCCGCCGCCGTGACGCTGATGAACATGCCAAATGTAGTGCTCACCCGCCCCGGAATTAGTGGCATTTCCGCCGATATGGTCACCGACGCGATTGAGCTGCGGGACTTAAAGGAGGAGCGCTAG
- a CDS encoding ABC transporter permease: MSILRALLRFIVTLFVASVAIFLLMRAVPGNPARVALGINATEEAVAELSSTLGLDRPLIVQYGEWIGGLLQGDFGQSLSSQQDITPLVLDRAQVSLILVGLAIVLALAIAIPVGMWLAHAHGRPAATAVSAGTQLGIAVPSFLVGILLIAIFASGAGWLPANGWIPPNQSFGGFLSHLILPVLALSLVQAAMLTRYVRSAMLDVADADYIRTARSLGISRAQALLRHGLRNAALPVLTVTGVQLTTLIVGAVVIESVFVIPGLGSMLLDAVSTRDLTTVQTLVMLLVTFTLTVNLLTELAYRLIDPRLKAGVR, encoded by the coding sequence ATGAGTATTCTGCGCGCCCTGCTGCGCTTTATCGTGACTTTATTTGTCGCCTCCGTGGCGATTTTCCTGCTCATGCGAGCTGTTCCCGGCAACCCGGCGCGCGTGGCCTTAGGCATTAACGCCACTGAAGAAGCCGTGGCGGAGCTTAGCTCCACACTCGGCCTGGACCGACCACTCATCGTGCAATACGGCGAGTGGATCGGCGGGCTACTGCAAGGCGATTTTGGTCAGTCTTTGTCCTCCCAACAGGACATCACCCCGCTGGTGCTCGACCGCGCGCAGGTCTCCCTCATCCTGGTCGGCCTGGCCATTGTCTTGGCTCTGGCCATCGCGATCCCAGTGGGCATGTGGTTGGCGCATGCCCATGGCCGCCCGGCCGCCACGGCAGTCTCCGCAGGTACGCAGCTAGGCATTGCGGTACCGAGCTTCCTCGTCGGTATTTTGCTCATCGCTATCTTTGCCAGCGGTGCCGGCTGGCTGCCGGCCAATGGCTGGATTCCGCCTAACCAGTCCTTCGGTGGGTTCTTATCCCACCTCATCTTGCCGGTGCTCGCGCTGAGTTTGGTGCAAGCTGCCATGCTGACTCGCTATGTGCGCTCGGCCATGCTGGATGTCGCTGATGCTGACTACATCCGCACTGCGCGCTCACTGGGTATCTCTCGTGCCCAGGCGCTGCTGCGCCACGGTCTGCGCAACGCTGCCCTGCCCGTGCTCACGGTGACGGGCGTGCAGCTGACCACGCTGATTGTCGGCGCGGTGGTCATTGAATCGGTCTTTGTGATTCCGGGCTTAGGCTCGATGCTTCTCGATGCCGTCTCCACCCGCGATCTCACCACCGTCCAAACCTTGGTCATGTTGCTGGTGACGTTTACCCTGACGGTCAACCTGCTCACCGAGCTGGCTTATCGCCTGATTGACCCGCGACTAAAGGCAGGTGTGCGATGA
- a CDS encoding ABC transporter permease, with amino-acid sequence MKNAWKNLSTSGKAGFILVALVAVIAVISLLWTPYHPDVADPAARLSGPSGEHLLGTDRFGRDTLSRLLVGAQITLFVGVIAVGIAAIIGVPLGIAAGMRRGTWLDALIVRGADLLLAFPALLLAIIAGAIWGPSTLTAMIAIGIAGIPSFARVARSGTLQIVTQDYVAAARVSRVSNLRISLRHVLPNISSLLIVQASVYFALAVLAEAALSYLGLGTAPPTASWGRMLQDSQSLLGVAPMQAFWPGLAIGLTVLGFNLLGDGIRDLLDPRLKGEKR; translated from the coding sequence ATGAAAAACGCCTGGAAGAATCTCAGCACCAGCGGCAAGGCCGGTTTCATTCTGGTTGCCCTTGTCGCTGTTATCGCGGTGATTTCTCTGCTGTGGACCCCGTACCACCCGGATGTCGCTGACCCAGCCGCGCGCCTGTCCGGTCCGAGCGGCGAGCACCTGCTCGGCACCGACCGCTTTGGTCGCGATACGCTCTCCCGCCTGCTGGTCGGTGCACAGATCACCTTGTTCGTCGGCGTGATTGCCGTCGGCATTGCCGCAATCATTGGCGTGCCCCTCGGCATTGCAGCGGGCATGCGCCGGGGCACGTGGCTCGATGCGCTCATCGTGCGCGGTGCGGACTTACTCCTGGCATTCCCGGCACTATTGCTGGCTATTATTGCCGGTGCTATCTGGGGTCCATCGACGCTGACAGCCATGATTGCCATCGGCATCGCGGGCATCCCGTCCTTTGCCCGCGTCGCACGCTCAGGCACCTTGCAGATCGTCACCCAGGACTACGTCGCCGCCGCGCGCGTGTCCCGGGTCTCCAACCTGCGTATTTCACTGCGCCACGTCCTGCCGAATATCAGCAGCCTGCTTATCGTGCAGGCTTCGGTCTACTTCGCCCTGGCAGTCCTCGCCGAAGCCGCCCTGTCCTACTTAGGTCTGGGCACTGCCCCACCGACGGCCTCCTGGGGCCGGATGCTGCAGGATTCGCAGTCCCTGCTCGGCGTCGCACCGATGCAAGCCTTCTGGCCCGGCCTGGCCATTGGCTTGACCGTGCTGGGCTTTAACTTGCTTGGAGATGGCATCCGCGACCTTCTCGACCCTCGCCTGAAGGGAGAAAAGCGATGA
- a CDS encoding ATP-binding cassette domain-containing protein yields the protein MSLLNVTDLHIPDLLGPLSFKLDAGESLGIIGESGSGKTLTALSAMGLLPQNLHAEGSILFQDEELIGMSDKQARTRRGTHMAMVFQEPMTALDPLMRIDKQLRYAGVKDITAALEEVDLNPKLRRRFPHELSGGQRQRVLIAMAMARRPELLICDEPTTALDATTQAEILRVLKQVTANHGTALLFISHDLRVIHQMCPEVLVMQNGHIVEAGSTDDILHNPQHDYTQKLVAASRAKDPAAAPQTSDAIIRLREVSKTFGNTTALEPLTLDIPQGARLGIVGSSGSGKTTLLKLIAGLETPTSGDITVNGRVQMVFQDPQGSLNPRLPIWKSIAEPLGGTPSGEARRKVAAILEEVGIPADAMDRFPHEFSGGQRQRISIARAVIAEPNILLADEAVSALDVSVRAQVLDLLTRLVEAHGLTLVFISHDLAVVRQVCHSLVVVHAGHVVETGPTEEIWNNPHDSYTQQLLAAATKE from the coding sequence ATGAGCCTGCTCAACGTCACCGACCTCCACATCCCGGACCTGCTTGGTCCGCTGAGCTTCAAACTCGACGCCGGGGAATCCCTGGGCATTATTGGCGAATCCGGCTCCGGTAAGACACTCACTGCGCTTTCTGCCATGGGGCTTTTGCCACAGAACCTACACGCGGAAGGTTCCATCCTCTTCCAGGATGAAGAACTCATCGGGATGTCTGACAAGCAGGCTCGCACCCGCCGTGGCACGCACATGGCTATGGTCTTCCAAGAGCCGATGACGGCGTTGGATCCGCTAATGCGCATCGATAAGCAATTGCGCTACGCCGGGGTCAAAGACATCACCGCCGCACTCGAGGAAGTCGACCTCAATCCGAAGCTGCGCCGTCGTTTTCCGCATGAGCTATCCGGTGGCCAACGTCAACGCGTGCTCATTGCCATGGCGATGGCGCGTCGTCCGGAACTACTCATCTGCGACGAACCCACCACCGCCCTCGATGCCACAACCCAGGCCGAGATCCTACGCGTACTCAAGCAAGTCACCGCTAACCATGGCACCGCCTTACTGTTTATCTCCCACGACTTACGCGTTATCCACCAGATGTGCCCAGAAGTCCTGGTCATGCAAAACGGCCACATCGTCGAAGCAGGATCTACCGACGACATCCTGCATAACCCGCAGCACGACTACACCCAGAAACTCGTCGCTGCCTCCCGCGCCAAGGACCCCGCCGCTGCGCCGCAGACTAGCGATGCCATCATAAGGCTGCGCGAGGTCAGCAAAACCTTCGGCAACACCACCGCCTTAGAACCACTAACCCTCGATATCCCCCAAGGCGCCCGCCTGGGCATCGTCGGCAGCTCCGGCTCCGGTAAGACCACCCTGCTCAAACTCATCGCCGGACTAGAAACACCCACCAGCGGCGACATCACCGTCAACGGTCGCGTGCAAATGGTCTTCCAAGACCCCCAAGGCTCACTCAACCCCCGCCTGCCGATTTGGAAGTCCATCGCCGAACCGCTGGGCGGGACGCCCAGCGGAGAGGCTCGTCGTAAAGTCGCTGCCATTCTCGAGGAAGTAGGTATCCCGGCGGACGCGATGGACCGCTTCCCACATGAGTTTTCTGGTGGCCAGCGCCAGCGCATCTCTATCGCGCGTGCGGTGATTGCTGAGCCCAACATCCTCCTTGCCGATGAAGCCGTCTCCGCCTTGGATGTGTCCGTGCGCGCACAAGTCCTTGATTTGCTGACCCGCTTGGTGGAAGCCCACGGGTTGACCTTGGTGTTTATCTCCCACGATTTGGCTGTGGTGCGGCAGGTCTGCCACAGTCTTGTCGTCGTCCATGCCGGTCACGTGGTGGAGACCGGTCCAACTGAAGAGATTTGGAACAACCCGCATGACAGCTATACGCAGCAGCTGCTCGCTGCTGCTACTAAGGAATAA
- a CDS encoding FUSC family protein yields the protein MNAEAAYPLPAKPNPRQLLFTYNTNVRRWPGALRAMLAILIPGAFAVASGNDKAILLCAAGAFAVIYGEGHPFRTRLRVMVSAATLITLASTGGILVGKLVFAPGHGHWWLLLAGFYTAAIGVIGATLQNGLRLPVPGCFFIVMVGGGSTMLARTDTAVWEVLGWTLFSAVVACIIGMFPALLDKRGPERSAVEAVEKTAESFCTADDDILTKHHQAQTATSNAWQALADAGHIRGGRVVSTDPEGLVQRAQDAQQRIVQHNLELNLGAKSEMLNDDGIAFDPRRTAIPHTRPTGRYRLYRSAVRNSHAVVTGEKVAIASIITVIISVSLGFDRPDWGAVSALLVLQWGPDHIPGTVKGIQRMIGSILGVGLFTLIHFFGVQGWSLLIVLAICQFCAEIFIARNYALCLVFSTPLALLMGNSAGRALGDIVTARFAEIFISVAVAMLVLWFFKPRAVVNNHYRLQERVIESMSTLLGALHIRTPEEALAARRDLQYELLSERRAMVSLAIDNQKEVSQFWHRHIALQQTGYFLLDFCSAHPDRAATRSELNVLVTKIREA from the coding sequence GTGAATGCCGAAGCTGCCTACCCGCTTCCTGCCAAGCCGAATCCCCGGCAGCTTCTATTCACCTACAACACCAATGTGCGGCGCTGGCCCGGCGCGCTGCGTGCCATGTTGGCCATCCTCATCCCCGGCGCTTTCGCGGTTGCCAGCGGCAACGACAAGGCCATCTTGTTGTGTGCTGCCGGTGCTTTTGCCGTGATTTACGGTGAGGGCCATCCTTTCCGCACCCGATTGCGCGTCATGGTGTCTGCGGCCACGCTGATTACTTTGGCATCGACTGGCGGCATCTTGGTCGGCAAACTCGTCTTTGCTCCTGGCCACGGGCATTGGTGGTTGTTGCTCGCCGGCTTTTATACCGCTGCCATTGGCGTCATCGGTGCAACCTTGCAGAACGGCCTGCGCTTGCCAGTGCCGGGCTGTTTCTTCATCGTCATGGTCGGCGGTGGTTCAACCATGCTGGCGCGTACCGATACCGCCGTATGGGAGGTCTTGGGCTGGACGCTGTTTTCCGCCGTGGTCGCCTGCATCATCGGTATGTTCCCTGCGCTGTTAGATAAGCGCGGTCCGGAACGCTCTGCGGTGGAGGCTGTCGAGAAGACCGCAGAATCCTTCTGCACGGCTGACGATGACATCCTCACCAAGCACCACCAGGCCCAAACTGCTACCTCGAATGCGTGGCAAGCACTTGCCGATGCCGGGCATATCCGCGGCGGCCGCGTCGTCTCCACCGACCCGGAAGGCCTGGTGCAGCGTGCCCAGGATGCACAGCAGCGCATCGTCCAGCACAACTTGGAGCTCAACTTAGGTGCCAAGTCAGAAATGCTGAACGACGACGGCATCGCCTTCGACCCACGCCGCACCGCCATCCCGCACACCCGCCCGACGGGCCGCTACCGTTTGTATCGCTCTGCCGTGCGCAACTCCCATGCGGTGGTAACGGGTGAAAAGGTCGCGATTGCCAGCATCATCACCGTCATTATCAGTGTGAGCCTTGGTTTCGACCGTCCCGACTGGGGTGCTGTCTCCGCCCTGCTGGTGCTGCAGTGGGGACCAGACCACATCCCGGGCACGGTCAAAGGCATTCAGCGCATGATTGGCTCGATCCTGGGTGTCGGCCTGTTTACCCTAATTCACTTCTTTGGCGTGCAGGGCTGGTCGCTGCTTATCGTGCTGGCAATCTGCCAGTTCTGCGCGGAGATCTTCATCGCTCGTAACTACGCGCTCTGCCTGGTCTTTTCTACCCCACTGGCTCTACTGATGGGCAACTCCGCGGGACGCGCACTGGGCGATATCGTCACCGCCCGCTTCGCCGAGATTTTCATCTCCGTGGCCGTGGCCATGCTGGTGCTGTGGTTCTTCAAACCGCGTGCTGTGGTCAACAACCACTACCGCCTGCAAGAACGCGTTATCGAATCGATGTCCACCCTGCTGGGTGCACTGCACATCCGCACTCCGGAAGAAGCACTGGCTGCACGCCGTGACCTGCAATACGAGCTGCTGTCTGAACGCCGCGCGATGGTCTCACTTGCCATCGACAATCAAAAAGAAGTCAGCCAATTCTGGCACCGCCACATAGCGTTGCAGCAAACCGGCTACTTCCTGCTGGACTTCTGCTCCGCCCACCCCGACCGCGCTGCCACCCGCAGCGAGCTCAACGTTCTCGTGACGAAGATTCGAGAGGCATAA
- a CDS encoding YeeE/YedE thiosulfate transporter family protein: MIATGLAVGVVFGAVLQRGRFCVTGMLRDIFMNKTWRGFTALMILISVHAFGLTLLTQLGIISPEISNFTPAAIMIGGFIFGMGIILSGGCASGTWYRSAEGLVGSWIALLFYGLSAAAMKSGPLESFDGWFKQWETDLTTIHGFLGISPWMLVAVVWVITFFLWRHYRLKDAGRQTFDLGQPWYSKPLPMYTAAILVGIIGTIAFPLSAATGRNSGLGITTPSADVMRWSTTGDDSYMNWGTMLVIGLFIGAFIAAKVAGEFRVRVPDAQTAYRSIGGGIMMGVGASLAGGCTVGNGMVETSLFSFKGWIALLFIALGVGFGAKLWLKPRKANSGQPTANYNTTDAMDNAPVNTGGESAQNRAANDDNVSVPQLNLVNATSAVSLATKPKTPEKARPLGNGRYALDTLGAVCPFPLIEAKQVMAELQPGEALVIDFDCTQATDSIPAWAADEGHTVEDFKRVSDAGWQMTVVKGG; encoded by the coding sequence ATGATTGCTACCGGCTTAGCCGTGGGTGTCGTATTCGGTGCCGTCCTGCAGCGCGGACGCTTCTGCGTCACGGGCATGCTGCGCGACATTTTCATGAACAAGACCTGGCGCGGCTTTACCGCGTTGATGATCCTTATCTCCGTCCATGCTTTCGGTCTGACTTTGCTGACCCAACTGGGAATCATCTCCCCAGAAATCAGCAACTTCACTCCGGCGGCCATCATGATCGGCGGTTTCATCTTCGGTATGGGCATCATCTTGTCGGGTGGTTGTGCCTCCGGTACCTGGTACCGCTCCGCAGAGGGCCTGGTGGGTTCCTGGATTGCACTGCTGTTCTACGGCCTGTCTGCTGCGGCCATGAAGTCCGGCCCGCTGGAAAGCTTTGATGGCTGGTTCAAGCAGTGGGAGACCGACCTGACCACCATTCACGGCTTCTTGGGCATCTCGCCGTGGATGCTGGTGGCCGTGGTCTGGGTTATTACCTTCTTCCTGTGGCGCCACTACCGCCTGAAGGACGCCGGTCGCCAGACCTTCGACTTAGGTCAGCCCTGGTACTCCAAGCCACTGCCGATGTACACCGCCGCCATCCTGGTCGGCATCATCGGCACCATTGCCTTCCCGCTCTCGGCAGCTACCGGCCGTAACTCTGGCCTGGGTATCACCACCCCGTCTGCTGACGTGATGCGCTGGTCGACTACCGGCGATGACTCCTACATGAACTGGGGCACCATGCTGGTCATCGGCCTGTTCATCGGTGCATTCATCGCCGCCAAGGTTGCCGGCGAGTTCCGCGTTCGCGTTCCCGATGCACAGACCGCGTACCGCTCCATCGGTGGCGGCATCATGATGGGCGTTGGCGCCTCCCTGGCCGGTGGCTGCACCGTCGGTAACGGCATGGTGGAGACCTCCCTGTTCAGCTTCAAGGGCTGGATTGCACTGCTGTTCATCGCCCTTGGCGTGGGCTTCGGCGCCAAACTGTGGCTCAAGCCGCGCAAGGCCAACTCCGGCCAGCCGACCGCGAACTACAACACCACCGATGCCATGGACAACGCACCGGTCAATACCGGTGGCGAGTCCGCACAGAACCGCGCAGCTAACGACGACAACGTCTCCGTTCCGCAGCTGAACCTGGTTAACGCCACTAGCGCAGTCTCCTTGGCTACCAAGCCGAAGACTCCAGAGAAGGCTCGCCCACTGGGCAATGGCCGCTACGCACTGGACACTCTTGGCGCGGTCTGCCCCTTCCCGCTGATCGAAGCCAAGCAGGTCATGGCTGAACTTCAGCCGGGCGAAGCCCTGGTCATCGACTTCGACTGCACCCAGGCCACCGATTCCATTCCGGCCTGGGCTGCCGATGAAGGCCACACCGTCGAAGACTTTAAGCGGGTCAGCGATGCCGGCTGGCAGATGACGGTGGTGAAGGGAGGCTAA
- a CDS encoding BCCT family transporter has protein sequence MAKPSKNSRTVGLYPHNMHPGLVPGIGVDEQRNKYGLDKPLFFITAVAIVAFITWGIINPDGVAAASDTAFDWAMTNAGWLLNIAMIMAIITMAYIGFSRLGRIKLGRDDEEPEFGLFSWVAMMFGAGIGVGIFFYGPSEPLSHYVTPPPNTVEAETAEAIHQAAAQSNYHWGISPWAAYSMVGAAIAYSAYRRGRVPLISSVFKPLFGSKDTDGPLGKLIDMLALVATLFGTAATLGISAIQIGEGVSIVAGIGELGNNVLIMIIAVLGCGFVVSATTGVARGIRYLSNLNITLTLSLIAFVFIVGPTLFLLNLIPSGILVYLDELLPMMAKSLSWGDETIEFQSYWTAFYWAWWIAWTPFVGMFVARISRGRTLREYTMVTVFAPTLILILAFTIFGGTAITFNQEGLDGFDGSASNEEILFSMFGNLPLGSITPFILIFVLAVFFITSADSASVIMGTMSAKGDPSPNKLVVIFWGLCMMGIAIVMLLTGGEEVLSGLQNLTILAALPFSVVLIVMMIALIKDLHSDPMFIRRTYARTAVENAVLRGIEEHGDDFELSIEHAHKGRGAGEDFDSAADRYTEWYQRTDEEGRDVGYDFETKTWADGYDEDKDKDN, from the coding sequence ATGGCGAAACCCTCTAAGAATTCGCGCACTGTGGGCTTATACCCGCATAACATGCACCCTGGCTTAGTCCCTGGTATCGGCGTTGACGAGCAACGCAACAAATACGGCCTGGACAAGCCACTCTTTTTCATCACCGCAGTGGCCATCGTCGCGTTCATCACGTGGGGCATCATCAACCCCGATGGTGTCGCTGCGGCGTCTGACACCGCTTTTGACTGGGCAATGACCAACGCCGGCTGGTTGCTCAACATCGCAATGATCATGGCTATCATCACGATGGCCTACATTGGCTTCTCCCGCTTAGGCCGCATCAAGCTAGGCCGCGATGACGAAGAACCAGAATTCGGACTTTTCAGTTGGGTCGCCATGATGTTCGGCGCCGGCATCGGCGTGGGCATTTTCTTCTATGGTCCTTCTGAGCCGCTCTCCCACTACGTCACTCCACCACCGAATACCGTGGAAGCGGAAACGGCCGAAGCCATTCACCAAGCAGCTGCTCAGTCCAACTACCACTGGGGTATTTCCCCGTGGGCTGCCTACTCCATGGTGGGTGCAGCGATTGCCTACTCTGCTTACCGACGCGGCCGCGTTCCCCTGATCTCGTCCGTATTCAAGCCCTTGTTTGGCTCCAAGGACACTGACGGCCCACTGGGCAAGCTCATCGATATGCTCGCCCTGGTCGCCACACTCTTCGGCACCGCCGCCACTTTGGGTATTTCTGCCATTCAGATCGGTGAGGGCGTGAGCATCGTTGCTGGCATCGGTGAGCTCGGCAATAACGTACTCATCATGATCATCGCCGTTCTGGGCTGCGGTTTCGTGGTATCTGCCACCACCGGTGTGGCCCGCGGCATTCGCTACCTGTCGAACCTCAATATCACCCTGACGCTGAGCCTGATCGCGTTTGTCTTTATCGTTGGCCCGACGCTCTTCCTACTCAACCTGATTCCGTCTGGCATCTTGGTCTACCTCGATGAGCTGCTGCCGATGATGGCGAAATCTCTGTCCTGGGGCGATGAGACCATCGAATTCCAGTCCTACTGGACCGCGTTCTACTGGGCATGGTGGATTGCCTGGACCCCGTTCGTCGGCATGTTCGTGGCACGCATCTCGCGCGGTCGCACCCTGCGTGAATACACCATGGTCACTGTCTTTGCACCAACGCTTATCCTGATTCTGGCTTTCACCATCTTCGGTGGCACCGCCATTACCTTCAATCAGGAAGGCCTCGACGGATTTGATGGCAGCGCGTCGAATGAAGAAATCCTGTTCAGCATGTTCGGTAACCTGCCGCTGGGCTCGATTACCCCATTCATTCTCATCTTCGTCCTCGCAGTGTTCTTCATCACCTCTGCGGACTCCGCCTCCGTCATCATGGGCACGATGTCCGCAAAGGGCGATCCGTCACCGAACAAGCTCGTAGTCATCTTCTGGGGCCTGTGCATGATGGGCATTGCCATCGTCATGCTGCTTACCGGTGGCGAAGAAGTCCTGTCTGGCTTGCAGAACCTCACCATCCTCGCAGCACTTCCATTCAGTGTGGTCTTGATCGTTATGATGATTGCCTTGATTAAGGACCTGCATTCTGACCCGATGTTTATCCGCCGCACCTACGCCCGTACTGCTGTGGAAAATGCAGTGCTGCGCGGTATCGAAGAACACGGCGATGACTTCGAGCTCTCCATTGAGCACGCCCATAAGGGCCGCGGTGCAGGTGAAGACTTTGATTCCGCAGCCGACCGCTACACCGAGTGGTATCAGCGCACCGACGAAGAAGGCCGCGACGTCGGCTATGACTTCGAAACCAAGACCTGGGCGGATGGCTACGACGAGGACAAAGACAAGGACAACTAA
- a CDS encoding response regulator transcription factor produces the protein MSQREKEIAQLVAEGLNNSEIAQRLYISTTTVKTHIKHIMDKLEVTNRIHIAIAVLEAR, from the coding sequence TTGAGCCAGCGCGAAAAAGAAATTGCTCAGTTAGTTGCTGAGGGATTAAACAACTCCGAGATTGCCCAGCGGCTTTATATCTCCACCACCACGGTGAAAACCCATATCAAGCACATCATGGACAAACTCGAAGTCACTAACCGCATTCACATTGCGATTGCGGTGCTGGAAGCGCGCTAA
- a CDS encoding response regulator translates to MLRLVLVDDEDLMRNGLRLVLDGAPAIDIVGEASNGRDAVAVIEKTDPDVVLMDIRMPVMDGITALRTLYSAQPLDRRTPVVILTAFDTDAFILDALRAGAIGFLLKTTKPEALVAAVRAGAAGQQILSPQVLPKLMAAESAGDQEEPLRKKQNPRAQRKLRWLV, encoded by the coding sequence ATGCTGCGACTAGTACTCGTTGATGATGAAGACCTCATGCGCAATGGTCTGCGCCTGGTCTTAGACGGCGCACCCGCTATCGACATCGTCGGGGAAGCCTCCAACGGCCGCGATGCGGTCGCTGTCATTGAAAAGACCGACCCGGATGTCGTGCTCATGGATATCCGCATGCCGGTCATGGATGGCATTACTGCGCTGCGCACGCTGTATTCGGCACAGCCACTCGACCGGCGCACGCCCGTGGTTATACTGACGGCTTTCGATACCGACGCATTCATCTTGGACGCACTGCGTGCCGGTGCCATTGGATTCTTGCTGAAGACGACCAAGCCGGAAGCGCTGGTTGCTGCCGTGCGGGCTGGTGCTGCAGGCCAACAAATCTTAAGCCCGCAAGTCCTGCCGAAACTCATGGCAGCAGAATCAGCAGGCGACCAGGAAGAACCGCTTCGAAAGAAGCAGAATCCACGGGCACAAAGAAAACTGCGCTGGCTTGTTTGA